TATATTCTATCGTATAGGGATCACGGAGCGGTGTCAAGGTCGGCAAAACAGGTCGGCGAAACGCCAAGGCCGCATCATCCCATGAATCAATAAGATTGGCTATTAGTATTATTTACTTTTTTAATAGGGTTAAAAAACAGGCCGGCTGCTTCAGGAATGCAGAGCCGCCAGGAACAGCAGCGTTCCCAGCGAGGTCAGCATAAAGGCCCCGAGCAGTTCCACAAAAACAAATATTCTATCCGCTGAGGCGAAGCGCCCTGCGGTCGCGGCCAGGCTTTTTTTCCCGAAGTGCCCAATTAGCACCACGCAAGCAATGGTAATGGCCATGCCCAGAATCTGGGTGAATGATAGGATGACGCCCAGCCACAGCATGCCCATGGACAAACAAAACAGCATGACGAAAACCACGCCCGGGCACGGGACCATTCCCATGAAAAAAGCAACGGAAAATATCCTTTTCCAGGAAAGGGATGCGTTGGAATAAGCACCCTGCTCCGTCTGCACGGAGTCTTCCTCCCCGGCGTCCCGTCCTTTCCTGATCTTAAGCAACCCGCTTACAAAAAGGACGGCGCCCAGGACGACCAGGGCGCCATAGCTGACCAACTGAACCACATGGCTGGTTTGATCCATGGATTGGGAGACGCCGGTTTCCAGGATAAATCGTGCGGCAAACACGATCAGGATGCCCGACATCCCGTGAAAAAAAGCTATCAGGGCGCCCAGGGCGATCACCCTTCCCACGCCTTGCCTTTGGGTGAGAATGTAGGAGCCTGCCACGGCTTTTCCGTGACCTGGCCCGGCGGCGTGCAGAATCCCGTACAAAAAGGTTATAGCCAACAAAGGAAGCAAGGGCGCGGCGGACCTTTGGTCCCTGGCCTCCCTGACCAGGCCGGAAATTTTTTGGTTTAAACCAGCCTGGATGACTATAATTTTATCTAAAAAGGGGTAGCTTAGCCGCGACTTCGATTGCTTTGATGTTGTTTCAGGCGTCTGCTTTTCCTGGGGAGCCTGATCTGAGTGGGGTTTAAAAAACGGGTTTTCGGCCTGAACCGCCGTTTGCCCCGCAAACTGCAATCCAATAATAACTAATAATATTAAAAAGATATTATATTTTTTAAAATTCATTCTTTCAACTTGAAACGGATTTCCGTTTCCCAGGGGTGAAGCATGCCGAAGTAATAGGATTTGTCCTGATTGACTTCTGTTTTGTGCTCAACCTGGAATTGCTCCTTTTTAGTCAACGAAATGGGATCTTCCGCAAAGGTGAGGGCGGAGTAAAAGGTGGGGTCGTATTGGGCGATGGTGACTGTCTTCCAACCCGCAATGGCCTTAACATGACAGGGTATGAAAAACTCGTAAACCAGTTTTTCGCCGTCCAGGCTGGCGTTGAAATCCTTGACGAACTGCACCTTAAAAGGCTTCCTGTTGATGGTGATTTCGGTAAAATACCCGTGCTCCTTGAGATGGTCGAAAGCCTGTTCCTTGATCATAGGAACGTGTTCGGGCATCATGGCGTAATCCGAAATTTCCAGCATATCTTCCAGGATGACGATGGTGAACATCTCGTCAAACACCCAGGTAGACTGAAAACCGGCCAATCCTGCCTCATCAAAGACAATCTCTATCTTGTTTTCCACAAACACATGGGGATGGGCGCGGACCTGGGGCGGAAGCAAAAACAGGCATGCAATGACTAATCCTGCGGCTGCTTTGTTATACAGCTTGAAAAAACGTGGCATATGGTTTTCCGCAAACCTCCCTGTCGGGAATCATATAGGTTTGCCGGAAATTGCCACGCCTCTATGGTTATGTCAAGGCTATAGTCTGTTCGGGCTTTTGGATCATTCGCCCTTTTCAGAATCGTCTTCCAAACATAGAGCGTCGCATTTTTCGTGCTCGCCGCGGCCGGGCAGGTTTGCCGGACACGAATCGCAGCCGCAGCAGCAGCCCGGCTCTTTGTTCTTAAAGGCGGCGCTGAATCGTCTGTAAAGATACCAGACCGAGACCAGCACTAAGATTCCTACTATAATTGCGTCCATTCTATTGTCTCCCTGCCGCTTAAAAAGAGTTTCCAGGGGCGACCCGGCAAAAGGCCGCCCCTTTTTAGAGCTTTTTAGAATGTGATGGCTGTTTCTGTTTTTCGGCGGCCCCCCGGTTAGTCGAGTTCCCGGGGGGGAAGGCCCTATTTCATATCCCTAACCTGCACCCAGATGACGGCGTCCTGGGAGAGTTCCTTGCCTTCGTGCTTATCCTGGGCGCCCGCGCCCAGAGCGCAGAATCCCCACCAACCGGACTTGGGCAGGCCAAAGGAAAACTCGCCGTTGGCATTGGCTTTAATGCCCATGGTCACAAAGGAGTCCTGGGGGGCTTCCGCGGCCGCAGCGGCGTCAAAGGCGTTCTTAACCATGTTGGGATTATGGTTAAGGTATTCCACTTCGATTTCCGCGTACGGAACGGGCTTTCCGCCGCCCATGACCACGCCGCGGAACACGTTGCCGGTCCACAGGGCGTAGGGTTTGTCCAGGGCAACGATTTCAGCGGGCAGGCCCAGTTCGGCGTCCCAATCCGTGGGGAAGCCGCCGGTGTTCACGACCATCTTGGTAATCTGCTGGATGTAAATGTCCTCTTCGGCTTCGTAATAAGGAGCGGGAACCAGCACGAACACGTTATCGCCCATGCCCCGCAGCTTGTATGAGGACTCAAAGGCCTTACCGCTGTTGGTCAGGCTTTTCCAGGTGATGGGCTTGAGCGTATCCTTAAGGTCCTTTTTCTTTTCCTTGCGGACCACGTAAAACTCCTCCGGAATTCCCATGTCCATGGTGTGTCCCGCTTCAAAGGGATGGGTGAAGACCATTTTCAAGGGAATTTCCTTGCCTTTGTCCAGAGCGGATTCCGGGGTGTAGATCATTTGAAAATGCGCAAGCGCGGGGGCGGCTATTGTGATGCAAAAAAAGGTCGCCAACAGGGCCAAGGATTTCTTCATTGTTTTCACTCCTCCATGGTTTGTTTTAGTCTGGTTGGGTGTTGTTATTCCGTGATTTCAGATCCGTCCACTTCCACAAGGTGGCCCGGGCCGGCGTCGAATTCGACTTTGTAATCCGAGTCCGGCTTGTCAAAGGTGTATTCGCTGTCTTCGTCCATTTTGCCCTGGTTCAGGACTTTGCCGTCCTTGTCCACAATGCGGATTTCCACGCCTGATGCGGAGGATCCGTCGGAAAAGCCGCCTTCGCACGTGATGGTTCCGTCTCCGTTATCGTAGCAGGAGCACAGGGGGGTGTGCGCCATAGCGGCTCCGGCCATTAGCAGGCTCGCGCCGGCAATGGTTAGCATGATGGTTTTGAACGTCTTCATAGTTTCTTTCTCCTTTTCTCAAACATATTGCGTTTTATTTTTGACAAAGCCCATGGCGATGGTGATCGCCAGGGCCAGTCCGTAAAAAGCCCACATAGCCTGCAGCCCTGTAAGCCCAAGGGCCGTTCCGCCTGAAAAAACAAGAACCGCCACGGACAATCCCAGAAACATGGGGTAGACCATGGAAAACAACATCCACTTGACCGAGCCGGTTTGGACCTTGACCGCGATGGTTGTAGCCAGGCAGGGGGGATACAGGACCATGAACAGCATAAGCGCCAGGGCGTGAAGCGGGGTGAAGCCCTCGGAGTCCCCTTCCATGCGCTGCTCCAGGGTCTGATTTTCCTGGCCGGATTCATCAGGCTGATACAAGGCCCCCAGGGTGGCGACGCTGCTTTCCTTGGCGGCCAGGGCGCTTAAGAGGGCCACGTTGACTTTCCAGTCAAACCCGGCGTACCGGGTTACCGGAGTGAGGGATTTGCCCAACTTGCCCAGGAAGCTGTTGTCGATGCGTTCCTTTTTCATTTCGCGCAGCAGCTTGTTTCTGGCTTTCACCAATTTTTTGAACTCCCGGTTTACTTTTT
This Desulfatibacillum aliphaticivorans DSM 15576 DNA region includes the following protein-coding sequences:
- a CDS encoding nickel/cobalt transporter, with translation MNFKKYNIFLILLVIIGLQFAGQTAVQAENPFFKPHSDQAPQEKQTPETTSKQSKSRLSYPFLDKIIVIQAGLNQKISGLVREARDQRSAAPLLPLLAITFLYGILHAAGPGHGKAVAGSYILTQRQGVGRVIALGALIAFFHGMSGILIVFAARFILETGVSQSMDQTSHVVQLVSYGALVVLGAVLFVSGLLKIRKGRDAGEEDSVQTEQGAYSNASLSWKRIFSVAFFMGMVPCPGVVFVMLFCLSMGMLWLGVILSFTQILGMAITIACVVLIGHFGKKSLAATAGRFASADRIFVFVELLGAFMLTSLGTLLFLAALHS
- a CDS encoding FeoB-associated Cys-rich membrane protein, whose product is MDAIIVGILVLVSVWYLYRRFSAAFKNKEPGCCCGCDSCPANLPGRGEHEKCDALCLEDDSEKGE
- a CDS encoding DUF4198 domain-containing protein, which encodes MKKSLALLATFFCITIAAPALAHFQMIYTPESALDKGKEIPLKMVFTHPFEAGHTMDMGIPEEFYVVRKEKKKDLKDTLKPITWKSLTNSGKAFESSYKLRGMGDNVFVLVPAPYYEAEEDIYIQQITKMVVNTGGFPTDWDAELGLPAEIVALDKPYALWTGNVFRGVVMGGGKPVPYAEIEVEYLNHNPNMVKNAFDAAAAAEAPQDSFVTMGIKANANGEFSFGLPKSGWWGFCALGAGAQDKHEGKELSQDAVIWVQVRDMK
- a CDS encoding DUF1007 family protein, which translates into the protein MPRFFKLYNKAAAGLVIACLFLLPPQVRAHPHVFVENKIEIVFDEAGLAGFQSTWVFDEMFTIVILEDMLEISDYAMMPEHVPMIKEQAFDHLKEHGYFTEITINRKPFKVQFVKDFNASLDGEKLVYEFFIPCHVKAIAGWKTVTIAQYDPTFYSALTFAEDPISLTKKEQFQVEHKTEVNQDKSYYFGMLHPWETEIRFKLKE